A region from the Spirochaeta thermophila DSM 6192 genome encodes:
- a CDS encoding aminotransferase class I/II-fold pyridoxal phosphate-dependent enzyme codes for MCTSLHREGKLIHWNDRQLLHLSSNDYLGIGSNLILQREFLHGILTPTDSSGGYLGSGGSRLLCGDLPAIQKAEEAWRRWVEKEQALLFPTGYQANVALFSILGELGVTVFLDEQCHASMWDGLRVGGTRFFRFRHNDIDHLASILSRYGKGCAQPVIATEGVFSMEGDSPPLSELCALKEDYDAFLIVDEAHALGVLGSEGKGASYEAGMLSHIDVVIGTGGKALGASGGVIAGPKWLIEAIVNRGRPFIFTTGIPPLLAEWHAWIIPRIQKMEQERAHVRHLTSLLMRELQSLCLPVRGGRGCIVSVVAGADRTAVEWAYGLREAGFFVHPIRPPTVPEGDARIRISVTAEMTTEDVRALAETCVQVMARGKRRSV; via the coding sequence ATGTGTACATCCCTCCACCGGGAAGGGAAACTCATTCATTGGAACGACCGACAACTTCTCCACCTCTCCTCAAACGATTACCTGGGGATAGGGAGCAACCTCATACTCCAACGCGAATTTCTCCACGGCATACTCACTCCTACCGACTCCTCAGGAGGATACCTCGGATCAGGGGGGAGCCGACTCCTCTGTGGGGATCTTCCTGCCATCCAGAAGGCCGAAGAGGCGTGGCGCAGGTGGGTGGAAAAGGAACAGGCACTCCTCTTTCCTACTGGCTACCAGGCCAACGTGGCCCTCTTCTCGATACTGGGAGAGCTAGGGGTTACGGTCTTCCTCGACGAGCAGTGCCATGCGAGCATGTGGGACGGGCTTAGAGTAGGAGGGACCCGGTTCTTCCGGTTCAGGCACAACGACATCGACCACCTTGCATCCATCCTCTCCCGCTATGGCAAGGGGTGCGCCCAGCCGGTGATCGCCACAGAGGGGGTGTTCTCCATGGAAGGGGACTCACCTCCACTCTCTGAGCTGTGTGCGCTTAAGGAAGACTACGATGCATTCCTGATTGTGGATGAGGCACATGCCCTTGGGGTTCTGGGATCAGAAGGGAAAGGTGCCTCCTATGAGGCAGGGATGCTCTCTCACATCGATGTGGTCATCGGTACAGGGGGAAAGGCCCTCGGCGCCTCTGGCGGGGTGATCGCAGGACCAAAGTGGTTGATCGAGGCCATAGTGAATCGAGGACGCCCTTTTATCTTCACCACAGGAATCCCCCCTCTCCTTGCGGAGTGGCACGCATGGATTATTCCACGAATACAGAAGATGGAGCAGGAACGAGCACATGTGAGACATCTCACCTCCCTTCTCATGAGGGAGCTCCAGAGCCTTTGTCTTCCGGTGAGAGGAGGACGAGGGTGCATCGTGAGTGTGGTAGCAGGAGCCGACAGAACGGCTGTGGAGTGGGCCTACGGTCTCCGTGAGGCGGGGTTCTTCGTGCACCCAATTCGTCCGCCTACGGTGCCCGAGGGAGATGCGAGGATCAGGATCTCTGTGACTGCCGAGATGACGACAGAAGATGTGCGTGCTCTCGCAGAGACATGTGTACAGGTGATGGCCCGAGGGAAGAGGAGGTCTGTATGA
- a CDS encoding alpha/beta fold hydrolase, with the protein MRVLIRDPEREELIVCFLGCGVSEASIAHLEESTSKGRVVLYDYRDLSLPSIVQEVVRGKTIWLVAWSMGVWVAARVWPQIGINPQRAIAFMGTPFGIHDAYGIPPGWFLATHRSCSPAVQKEFLRRSGMRNPEGMRPVQEWQEELAVLWRERKAPAPERPLFSLAVVGKEDRIFPPEAQERGWSRRGVPYLVLPLPHYPFHHFVSWEEVIRVGSLT; encoded by the coding sequence ATGAGAGTCCTCATAAGAGATCCGGAAAGGGAGGAGCTTATCGTATGCTTTCTCGGATGTGGGGTGAGTGAGGCATCCATAGCCCATCTTGAGGAGAGCACCTCAAAGGGAAGGGTTGTCCTCTACGACTATCGGGACCTCTCCCTTCCCTCAATTGTGCAAGAGGTCGTGCGTGGGAAGACGATATGGCTAGTAGCCTGGTCGATGGGGGTGTGGGTAGCTGCTCGGGTGTGGCCTCAGATAGGGATCAACCCTCAGAGGGCCATCGCCTTTATGGGTACTCCCTTCGGGATTCACGATGCCTACGGTATCCCTCCTGGATGGTTCCTCGCCACCCATCGATCGTGTAGTCCCGCAGTCCAGAAGGAGTTTCTCAGGCGTTCAGGGATGAGGAACCCCGAGGGAATGCGACCTGTTCAGGAATGGCAGGAAGAGCTCGCGGTACTCTGGCGGGAGAGGAAGGCGCCAGCACCGGAGAGGCCGCTGTTCTCCCTTGCCGTTGTAGGAAAAGAGGACCGAATCTTCCCCCCTGAGGCCCAGGAACGAGGGTGGTCGCGCAGAGGGGTACCGTATCTCGTCCTCCCCCTCCCCCACTACCCCTTCCACCATTTTGTCTCATGGGAGGAGGTGATACGTGTCGGCAGTCTCACATAG
- a CDS encoding methyltransferase domain-containing protein: MSAVSHSLPPEQVVLQRFRKALASYDHYALVQRESARYLAQLIRTYTPPSPHVLEIGCGTGYLTRLLLSSLLPTRLIANDLIPEVHSYLPDHPSLEFLPGNAEELDYPSHLDVVTGGGVLQWIHKVARVCKKAYHALRPGGLIAFSIFGPLTMLEVSLLTGVSLPFRSLSWYVHTLRRTGFLPLWAEEKVYRLQFSNAREALYHIKHTGTHGLGHTWKGSIRDLLARYEDMWRSGTHVPLTYQVFWVIGRKR; the protein is encoded by the coding sequence GTGTCGGCAGTCTCACATAGCCTCCCTCCCGAGCAGGTGGTCCTCCAACGGTTTCGAAAGGCCCTCGCCTCATACGACCACTACGCCCTAGTCCAGAGGGAATCGGCACGCTACCTCGCCCAGCTCATCCGCACCTATACTCCTCCCTCGCCTCACGTCCTGGAGATAGGGTGTGGCACAGGATACCTCACCCGACTCCTCCTCTCCTCCCTTCTCCCCACCCGCCTCATCGCCAACGATCTGATCCCTGAGGTACACAGCTATCTCCCGGATCACCCCTCGCTCGAGTTTCTCCCCGGAAACGCAGAGGAGCTCGACTATCCATCCCATCTCGACGTAGTGACCGGAGGAGGGGTCCTTCAGTGGATTCATAAGGTAGCCCGCGTCTGCAAGAAGGCCTACCATGCCCTTCGCCCTGGGGGTCTCATCGCGTTCTCCATATTCGGCCCCCTCACCATGCTCGAAGTCTCCCTGCTCACTGGGGTGAGTCTTCCCTTCCGCTCACTCTCTTGGTATGTACACACGCTCCGAAGGACCGGCTTTCTCCCCCTGTGGGCTGAAGAGAAGGTCTACAGGCTCCAGTTCTCAAACGCCCGTGAGGCACTCTACCACATCAAACACACCGGCACCCATGGGCTTGGGCACACCTGGAAGGGGAGCATCAGAGACCTCCTCGCACGGTACGAAGACATGTGGCGATCAGGAACTCACGTTCCCCTTACCTACCAGGTCTTTTGGGTGATAGGGAGGAAGAGGTGA
- the bioD gene encoding dethiobiotin synthase, which translates to MERVIAITGIDTGIGKTLVTGLLARSLTEEGRRVITAKAVQTGCEAPIAEDIALHRRIMGIPFQEEDLTGLTCPYCYRLPASPHLAAREEGETIDPPKIAASLSTLAERWELVLVEGAGGVCVPLTDRYTFLSFCQEYRLSVIVVTSARLGSINHTCLTIEALQRANIEILGMVYNLYPPTHPRITEDSYALFASLWPEIPLVRLPQIEGDGPLKSMSLDPLVACLGSLV; encoded by the coding sequence ATGGAACGAGTGATTGCAATTACTGGCATCGATACCGGGATAGGGAAGACACTGGTAACAGGGTTGCTTGCTCGCTCACTCACCGAGGAGGGAAGGCGGGTCATCACGGCAAAAGCAGTACAGACAGGATGCGAGGCACCCATTGCCGAAGACATCGCCCTCCACAGACGGATCATGGGTATCCCCTTCCAGGAGGAGGACCTCACTGGGCTCACATGTCCCTACTGTTATAGACTTCCTGCCTCTCCCCACCTTGCTGCGCGAGAAGAAGGGGAGACGATCGATCCCCCTAAGATCGCCGCATCCCTCTCTACCCTTGCGGAACGGTGGGAGCTCGTCCTGGTCGAGGGTGCAGGAGGGGTGTGTGTCCCCCTCACCGATCGTTACACCTTTCTCTCGTTCTGCCAGGAGTACCGACTCTCTGTTATAGTGGTGACCTCCGCCCGGCTGGGGAGCATCAATCACACCTGCCTCACCATCGAGGCCCTTCAACGAGCCAACATAGAGATACTCGGGATGGTATACAATCTTTATCCCCCCACCCATCCCCGGATCACAGAGGACTCCTACGCCCTCTTTGCCTCCCTCTGGCCGGAGATCCCTCTCGTCCGCCTCCCTCAGATAGAGGGGGACGGCCCCCTTAAGAGCATGTCTCTGGACCCTCTCGTCGCGTGCCTGGGTTCTCTGGTGTAG
- a CDS encoding [glutamate--ammonia-ligase] adenylyltransferase — translation MPDDTVALLVDELMPSHYAESFPRKEREEHDQLIRTLSEQQPYEVKVHPVSEKIGEVCMISVDVPGIFSLYCGLLGTTGFNIRAGSVFTGIRPLEPPAASPRRRYSLSRQDRIRTRRLIIDRFTGVLEEGKDFSSWKQELEHKLARTYRTLIEAPSLEEGIARAREELALEVARYLHTHRELLPPYMYPVLVVHDETVQEYTRIRVASIDTPFFLYALGTALHLNNVSVENVQIATVGTQVEDIFDFVDSTRRPITDPHLLRRLKLSLMLTKHFTYFIAQAPDPSRALIRFEHLLQEVLSRQESAPELLLSDPRLLDELAVLLGTSDFLWEEFVRLHYDQLLPFLKNRPEKGFSTPPEELGTALRTLLSQGTTLEEKKRLLNEWKNRELYLIDLDHLLMWEQDFRMLSERLTLLAEVVVQAAMELAWEEMTNRYGVPRTVAGMEAEWAVFGLGKLGGAALGYASDLELLCVFSDQGRTDGPEAIDNAEFFERLFRQGTSLIEAKKEGIFQVDLRLRPHGDAGPLACSLESFVRYYGKGGGAHSAERLALVRMRRVAGSTVLGDRVERLRDELVYEARSIDMEEIRSLRAKQIAHKTRPGTYNVKFSPGGLVDIEYAVQILQIRYGAEIPEVRTPRIHVALEVLHRRGILKAEEADHIVEAYYFLRKVINGLRMLRGNALDLELPERGSLEYEHLARRIGYRMKDQISAADQLRYDIEAHTAYVRTFVERHLGDEALPPTPSASIADLVLGAHLAPPRVEGILSRAHLADSGRALRNIHTLTSEHPTHAAYALLVAWDVLRALPDPDMALNNWERFYTTLPSETSEGLSRKSHFTQILSQPGRIDILLKTFSASQYLADTLIGSPHLFEWLTDPKTIHTTLSADTLLPDLQGRAPLSLEEEDFSEALRRFKQRHLLRIGIRDICFHYPLETITRELSLLAEAILTHTLAYALSRTAPSLEGRSPLALLAFGKLGGGELNYSSDIDLLPLVHPGEEAHREPLAEALRLFTRILTVHTSTGFLYRVDYRLRPFGEKGLLIHDSMMLRSYYEEDASPWEYQAALKLRGVAGDERLSEEFLSWLKEHVRSRIRWDEVREWNLRLRHSALQQYGRGLKKGINIKQHEGGLRDIEFGVQALQLKHLPDAPDLWCGNTLTALDLLVRHGILGEEEGRTLSQNYRTLRALEHVLQLMENRQTHTLPSSGILPIVKRLDPSLDEERFKTMLDEIMHYNRDFFRRTLETTA, via the coding sequence ATGCCTGATGATACCGTTGCCCTTCTCGTAGACGAACTCATGCCCTCCCACTATGCCGAGAGTTTCCCCCGCAAAGAACGGGAGGAACACGATCAGCTCATCCGCACCCTCTCCGAACAGCAGCCCTACGAGGTGAAGGTACATCCTGTCTCAGAGAAGATAGGCGAAGTCTGCATGATCAGTGTGGACGTTCCGGGTATCTTCTCTCTTTACTGCGGTCTCCTGGGCACCACTGGTTTCAACATCAGGGCGGGATCGGTCTTCACCGGGATACGGCCTCTCGAGCCTCCCGCAGCCTCACCCCGAAGACGATACTCGCTCTCTCGGCAGGATCGCATCCGTACCCGACGACTCATCATCGATAGATTCACTGGAGTACTTGAGGAGGGAAAGGACTTCTCCTCTTGGAAACAGGAGCTTGAACACAAACTCGCACGGACCTACCGTACGCTCATAGAAGCCCCCTCACTCGAAGAGGGGATCGCTCGAGCACGCGAGGAACTCGCCCTGGAGGTCGCCCGCTACCTCCATACCCATAGGGAGCTCCTTCCCCCCTACATGTATCCGGTGCTGGTGGTCCACGACGAGACGGTACAGGAGTACACACGGATCCGCGTCGCCTCCATCGATACCCCCTTCTTTCTCTACGCCCTTGGGACTGCCCTCCATCTCAACAATGTGTCGGTGGAGAACGTGCAGATCGCCACCGTGGGCACGCAGGTGGAGGACATCTTCGACTTCGTGGATAGCACAAGACGCCCCATCACCGACCCTCACCTCCTCAGACGCCTCAAGCTCTCGCTCATGCTCACCAAGCACTTTACCTACTTCATCGCGCAGGCCCCCGATCCCTCGCGGGCCCTCATCCGCTTTGAACACCTCCTCCAGGAAGTCCTCTCACGCCAGGAGAGCGCCCCTGAGCTCCTCCTCTCCGACCCTCGCCTCCTCGACGAACTCGCCGTGCTACTGGGAACCAGCGACTTCCTCTGGGAGGAGTTTGTCCGACTCCACTACGATCAGCTCCTCCCCTTCCTCAAAAACAGACCGGAGAAGGGGTTTAGCACACCTCCGGAGGAGCTCGGCACCGCTCTTCGAACCCTCCTCTCACAGGGCACGACGCTTGAAGAGAAGAAACGTCTCCTCAACGAGTGGAAGAACCGGGAACTCTACCTCATCGACCTCGATCACCTCCTCATGTGGGAGCAGGACTTCCGCATGCTCAGCGAGCGGCTCACACTCCTCGCCGAGGTGGTGGTACAGGCCGCCATGGAGCTCGCCTGGGAGGAGATGACGAATCGGTACGGGGTGCCCCGCACCGTGGCAGGCATGGAGGCCGAGTGGGCGGTCTTCGGACTGGGGAAACTGGGAGGGGCGGCCCTCGGCTATGCGTCGGATCTCGAACTCCTGTGTGTGTTCAGCGACCAGGGGCGGACGGACGGGCCCGAAGCGATCGATAACGCTGAATTCTTCGAACGCCTCTTCAGACAAGGAACTTCGCTCATCGAGGCGAAGAAGGAGGGGATCTTCCAGGTGGATCTGCGGCTGAGACCTCACGGCGACGCCGGACCACTCGCATGCAGTCTGGAATCCTTCGTGCGTTACTACGGAAAGGGCGGTGGGGCACACAGCGCGGAACGCCTCGCCCTGGTGCGGATGAGACGGGTGGCGGGGAGCACTGTCCTGGGAGATCGGGTGGAGCGGCTCAGGGACGAGCTCGTCTACGAGGCCCGGAGCATCGACATGGAGGAGATCCGCTCCCTCCGGGCGAAGCAGATCGCACACAAGACCCGGCCGGGCACCTACAACGTGAAGTTCAGCCCCGGAGGGCTCGTGGACATAGAGTATGCGGTCCAGATCCTCCAGATCCGGTACGGCGCCGAGATTCCGGAGGTACGGACACCGAGGATACACGTAGCTCTGGAGGTACTGCACAGGAGAGGGATACTGAAGGCAGAGGAAGCGGACCATATCGTCGAGGCTTACTACTTCCTCCGGAAAGTCATCAACGGCCTCAGGATGTTACGCGGCAACGCCCTCGATCTCGAACTCCCCGAGCGAGGCTCCCTGGAGTACGAACACCTCGCACGCAGGATCGGCTACCGGATGAAGGACCAGATATCCGCGGCCGACCAGCTCCGCTACGATATCGAAGCACACACCGCGTACGTGCGCACGTTCGTGGAACGCCATCTGGGGGACGAGGCCCTCCCTCCCACCCCTTCCGCGAGCATCGCAGACCTGGTGCTGGGTGCGCACCTCGCCCCCCCGAGGGTCGAGGGCATCCTCTCCAGGGCACATCTTGCCGACTCCGGGCGGGCCCTTCGGAACATCCACACACTCACCTCAGAGCACCCCACTCATGCGGCCTACGCCCTCCTCGTGGCATGGGACGTGCTCCGGGCACTCCCCGACCCCGACATGGCCCTCAACAACTGGGAACGATTCTACACGACCCTCCCTTCGGAGACATCCGAAGGCCTCTCCCGGAAGTCCCACTTCACCCAGATCCTCTCCCAGCCCGGACGCATCGACATCCTCCTCAAGACCTTCTCGGCGAGCCAATACCTCGCCGACACCCTCATAGGATCGCCGCACCTCTTCGAGTGGCTCACGGATCCCAAGACGATCCACACCACCCTCTCGGCGGACACCCTCCTCCCGGATCTCCAAGGGAGAGCCCCACTCTCCCTCGAAGAGGAGGACTTCTCCGAGGCCCTCAGACGTTTCAAACAACGGCACCTCCTCCGGATAGGGATCCGTGACATCTGTTTCCACTACCCCCTCGAGACGATCACCCGGGAACTCTCCCTCCTCGCCGAGGCCATACTGACCCATACCCTTGCCTATGCGCTCTCACGTACCGCCCCCTCCCTGGAGGGAAGATCCCCCCTCGCGCTCCTCGCCTTCGGCAAGCTGGGAGGGGGGGAGCTCAACTACAGCTCGGACATCGACCTCCTGCCACTCGTACATCCTGGAGAGGAAGCACACAGGGAACCACTCGCGGAGGCCTTGCGCCTCTTCACCCGCATCCTCACCGTCCACACGTCCACGGGGTTCCTCTACCGCGTGGACTACCGGCTTCGCCCCTTCGGGGAGAAGGGGCTCCTCATCCATGACTCGATGATGCTCCGCAGCTACTACGAGGAGGATGCCTCACCCTGGGAGTATCAGGCCGCCCTCAAGCTCAGAGGCGTGGCGGGCGACGAGCGCCTTTCAGAAGAGTTCCTCTCCTGGTTGAAGGAACACGTGCGATCCCGGATCCGATGGGACGAGGTGAGGGAGTGGAACCTCAGGCTTCGACACTCCGCACTTCAACAGTACGGCAGGGGGCTGAAGAAGGGAATCAACATCAAACAGCACGAGGGAGGGTTGCGCGACATCGAGTTCGGAGTCCAGGCGCTCCAGCTCAAACACCTCCCTGACGCTCCCGATCTCTGGTGCGGCAACACGCTCACCGCCCTCGACCTTCTCGTCCGCCACGGCATCCTCGGCGAGGAAGAGGGTCGTACACTGAGCCAGAACTACCGCACCCTCAGGGCCCTCGAACACGTGCTCCAGCTCATGGAAAACCGACAGACCCATACGCTTCCCTCGTCCGGCATCCTCCCCATCGTGAAGAGGCTCGATCCCTCGCTCGACGAGGAACGCTTCAAGACCATGCTCGATGAGATCATGCACTACAACCGGGACTTCTTCCGCCGCACCCTGGAGACCACCGCCTAG
- a CDS encoding xylulokinase, protein MAYARVGLDGGAEWQEPGVWVRALEEGVGRVMPGRYAIEGIAVSGHGPTLVLVDEECAPLGPALMWSARTGRGEGSYYVSRMAYLAREFPGVYRRARWVMGAPEFLCACLTGRVGMISPSAAFDGVVWSEDEVRGAGLVWEKCPPFVRSGERWGVVRGEVAARWGLPSGVPVYAGGTDFFMALLGCGVVTEGEVCDRAGTSEGLNWAVRESVAGEGVRCLPHVVEGLWNVGVVFGFSGRMFEWFRGLSGQGGRGYVEMMEEIRGFWEREGEGWLGRRGPFFFPAGHRGEVWDFTHGVFWGFGVEHGRVEMAAAVVEALGMAVQDAWGVLRRYGCGADRVVMCGGQAKNGVWVQVRADMLGVRVVVPAVRDAELVGDACCAWKGAGMFGSLAEAAKGLVRYEAEVVPDERWRAWWEEAGRRYGEEWERVRRVL, encoded by the coding sequence TTGGCCTATGCGAGGGTGGGGCTCGATGGGGGGGCGGAGTGGCAGGAGCCGGGGGTGTGGGTGAGGGCGTTGGAGGAGGGGGTCGGTCGGGTGATGCCGGGGCGGTATGCGATCGAGGGGATCGCGGTGAGCGGGCATGGGCCGACGCTGGTCCTGGTGGACGAGGAGTGCGCGCCGCTTGGTCCTGCGCTCATGTGGTCGGCGCGGACCGGGCGGGGGGAGGGGAGCTACTACGTCTCGAGGATGGCGTACCTGGCCCGGGAGTTCCCCGGGGTGTACAGGAGGGCGCGGTGGGTCATGGGCGCGCCTGAGTTCCTGTGCGCGTGTCTTACCGGCCGGGTGGGGATGATCTCTCCTTCGGCGGCGTTCGATGGGGTGGTGTGGTCGGAGGATGAGGTGCGTGGGGCGGGGCTCGTGTGGGAGAAGTGCCCGCCGTTCGTGAGGTCGGGTGAGCGGTGGGGGGTGGTGCGGGGGGAGGTGGCGGCGCGGTGGGGGCTTCCTTCGGGGGTGCCGGTGTACGCAGGGGGGACGGATTTTTTCATGGCGTTGCTGGGGTGCGGGGTGGTGACGGAGGGGGAGGTCTGCGACAGGGCGGGGACGTCGGAGGGGCTCAATTGGGCGGTGAGGGAGTCGGTGGCGGGGGAGGGGGTGCGGTGTCTTCCGCATGTGGTGGAGGGGCTCTGGAACGTGGGGGTGGTCTTCGGTTTTTCCGGAAGGATGTTCGAGTGGTTCAGGGGGCTCTCGGGGCAGGGGGGGAGGGGGTACGTGGAGATGATGGAGGAGATCCGGGGGTTCTGGGAGCGTGAGGGGGAGGGGTGGCTCGGAAGGAGGGGGCCGTTCTTCTTTCCTGCCGGGCATCGGGGTGAGGTGTGGGACTTCACGCACGGGGTGTTCTGGGGGTTCGGGGTGGAGCATGGGCGGGTGGAGATGGCGGCGGCGGTGGTGGAGGCCCTGGGGATGGCGGTGCAGGATGCGTGGGGGGTGTTGAGGAGGTATGGGTGTGGGGCGGATCGGGTGGTGATGTGTGGGGGACAGGCGAAGAACGGGGTGTGGGTGCAGGTGCGGGCGGATATGCTGGGGGTGCGGGTGGTGGTGCCGGCGGTGAGGGATGCGGAGCTGGTGGGGGATGCGTGCTGCGCGTGGAAGGGAGCGGGGATGTTCGGGTCTCTTGCCGAGGCGGCGAAGGGGCTCGTGCGGTACGAGGCGGAGGTGGTGCCGGACGAGCGGTGGCGGGCGTGGTGGGAGGAGGCGGGGAGGCGCTACGGGGAGGAGTGGGAGCGGGTGCGGCGGGTGCTCTAG
- the prs gene encoding ribose-phosphate diphosphokinase → MTVHDPSSLGIVACPGGEAFAREIVAHLRQIYRRRFEKRVARLSEKYGISREDAIREISLFSDLVHPSVNGKNTEVYVPPQFHIPAAFVRFANGELKTELLSSVRDKEVYIVQDVENRYPQRFSDGKEYTLSVNDNFIMLLVTIDAVLQSSPKSVSLVLPSYPYARQHKKKGREGLTAARVGQIFEFLGVSRIITLDIHSTEIQNSFNTLRLENLHASYQILLKLSDLVDLQHEDLVVVAPDTGSVSRNKFYAGSLKKPLAVIYKERDYSKVSTDASNSNISSLKLLGNVQGKTVFMADDMLGTGGTLIKAMRLLKEEGAERIICAVSLPLFTGDAVEHFEQAYREGLFHRVIGTNAVYHEDDLLSREWYISANVSNLFARTISRLHHRQSLSPLLDNSSIIQWLLKKQERKKAREEGEEA, encoded by the coding sequence ATGACAGTACATGATCCCTCCTCGCTGGGAATTGTGGCGTGTCCGGGTGGTGAGGCGTTCGCCCGTGAGATCGTGGCCCACCTGAGGCAGATCTACAGGCGTCGTTTCGAGAAGCGGGTAGCACGACTTTCGGAGAAGTACGGTATCTCCCGGGAGGATGCGATACGCGAGATATCCCTTTTCTCGGATCTGGTCCACCCCTCGGTCAACGGGAAGAACACCGAGGTCTATGTTCCCCCCCAGTTCCATATACCTGCCGCGTTCGTGCGTTTCGCGAACGGGGAACTCAAGACCGAGCTCCTCTCCTCGGTGAGGGACAAGGAAGTCTACATCGTCCAGGATGTGGAGAACCGGTATCCCCAGCGTTTCTCCGACGGTAAAGAGTACACCCTCTCGGTGAACGACAACTTCATCATGCTCCTGGTGACGATCGATGCGGTGTTGCAGTCGAGTCCTAAGAGCGTGAGCCTGGTGCTCCCTTCGTATCCGTATGCGAGACAGCACAAGAAGAAGGGGAGGGAGGGGCTCACCGCCGCCCGGGTGGGACAGATCTTCGAATTCCTGGGTGTGAGCAGGATCATCACGCTCGACATCCATTCCACAGAGATCCAGAACAGTTTCAACACCTTGCGGTTGGAGAACCTGCATGCCTCGTATCAGATCCTGCTCAAGCTCTCGGACCTGGTGGATCTTCAGCACGAGGATCTGGTGGTGGTGGCGCCGGACACGGGCTCGGTGAGCAGGAACAAGTTCTATGCGGGGTCGCTCAAGAAGCCGCTCGCGGTGATCTACAAGGAGCGGGACTATTCGAAGGTCTCGACCGATGCCTCCAACAGCAACATCTCCTCCCTCAAGCTCCTGGGTAATGTGCAGGGCAAGACGGTGTTCATGGCCGACGATATGTTGGGTACGGGTGGTACGCTCATCAAGGCCATGCGGCTCCTCAAGGAGGAGGGGGCGGAGCGGATCATCTGTGCGGTGAGTCTTCCCCTTTTCACGGGGGATGCGGTGGAGCACTTCGAGCAGGCGTATCGCGAGGGGCTCTTCCACCGGGTGATCGGTACCAATGCCGTGTATCACGAGGATGATCTGCTCTCGAGGGAGTGGTACATCTCTGCAAACGTGTCCAATCTCTTCGCCCGTACGATTTCGCGTCTCCACCACCGTCAGAGTCTGAGTCCGCTCCTGGATAACAGCAGTATCATCCAGTGGCTCCTCAAGAAGCAGGAGCGCAAGAAAGCGAGGGAGGAGGGTGAGGAAGCCTAG
- a CDS encoding MATE family efflux transporter translates to METTTVKPRLTLSGLAWPIMVETALRTTLTSVDTFMLARYADEAAAAVGMVQQFVFFVMLIYMMGATGASILVSQHLGAGDERTAAEIARTALFYNLVVGVLLSLGLRLIVDPLIASLGVDATVGGYARDYLYVYFSCSVFQAMSLLLASLVRSYGYSSIPMYVTFGANLLNVAGNYLVLFGPGGFPVLGVKGVALSTVISQAAGMVALFIVVLRRPYLDFLRGFSANWRHVRNILRIGGPSAGENLSYNLAQMALLYLITPMGTAAIASYTYTVNISRFSFIVSLSLGRASQILVGHRVGAGENDRAFREVLRTTAAAMVSSLLAMGTIALFRMPVIHLLTADEEIVRITSELLLWAVILEFGRPINLVVISALKGAGDALFPVIVGVLMMWGISVTGAWFFGIVLSWGMGGIWLGKLLDEWLRGFVMIGRWVSRRWEGRSFVETRRETA, encoded by the coding sequence ATGGAAACCACGACGGTGAAGCCACGTCTCACGCTCTCAGGCCTCGCCTGGCCCATCATGGTGGAGACGGCGCTCAGGACCACCCTCACCTCGGTGGACACCTTCATGCTCGCGCGGTATGCCGATGAGGCGGCCGCTGCGGTGGGGATGGTGCAGCAGTTCGTCTTCTTCGTGATGCTCATCTACATGATGGGGGCCACGGGGGCGAGCATCCTCGTCTCTCAACACCTGGGGGCCGGGGATGAGAGGACCGCGGCGGAGATCGCCCGCACCGCCTTGTTCTACAACCTGGTGGTGGGGGTTCTCCTCAGCCTCGGCCTCAGGCTGATCGTGGATCCCCTCATCGCCTCCCTTGGGGTGGATGCAACGGTAGGGGGGTACGCGAGGGACTACCTCTACGTCTACTTCAGCTGTTCGGTGTTCCAGGCGATGAGCCTCCTGCTCGCGAGCCTCGTGCGGAGTTACGGGTACAGCAGCATCCCCATGTACGTGACGTTCGGCGCCAATCTTCTCAACGTGGCAGGGAACTATCTGGTCCTCTTCGGCCCGGGGGGCTTCCCCGTGTTGGGGGTGAAGGGGGTTGCGCTTTCCACCGTGATCTCCCAGGCGGCCGGTATGGTGGCGTTGTTCATCGTCGTCCTCAGGCGGCCGTATCTCGACTTCCTTCGGGGTTTCTCTGCGAACTGGCGACACGTGAGGAACATCCTCCGGATAGGGGGGCCGTCGGCAGGGGAGAACCTCTCCTACAACCTCGCGCAGATGGCCCTCCTCTACCTCATCACTCCCATGGGGACGGCGGCCATCGCGAGCTATACCTACACTGTGAACATCTCCCGGTTCAGCTTCATCGTGTCGCTCTCGCTGGGCCGCGCCTCGCAGATCCTGGTGGGGCACCGGGTGGGTGCGGGCGAGAACGACAGGGCCTTCCGGGAGGTGTTGCGCACCACGGCGGCGGCGATGGTGAGCAGCCTCTTGGCGATGGGGACGATCGCCCTCTTCCGGATGCCTGTCATCCATCTCCTCACCGCTGACGAGGAGATCGTGCGGATCACCTCGGAGCTCCTCCTGTGGGCGGTGATCCTCGAGTTCGGGAGGCCCATCAATCTGGTGGTGATCTCTGCCCTCAAGGGGGCCGGTGATGCCCTGTTCCCGGTGATCGTGGGAGTCCTCATGATGTGGGGGATCTCGGTCACCGGGGCATGGTTCTTCGGGATAGTCCTCTCGTGGGGGATGGGGGGTATCTGGCTGGGAAAGTTGCTCGATGAGTGGCTCCGGGGGTTCGTGATGATAGGACGCTGGGTCTCCAGGCGCTGGGAGGGCCGCAGCTTCGTGGAGACCAGGCGGGAGACGGCATGA